CGCTGAATTCCCATGTGAATCACGAGGTTTTAACTTAGTACTCACAATTGTTTCTTGGTACCTGCCACGCAGGAGCCAGTAACTCCATCCgtgatacctaggtaggtacctctaATGTCCTAATCTTAGTACCTACAAGAATCCGACCCTCAAACGAATTGTACTTGAATTCTCCCTTACGCCTCCCTTTTTGATCTACCCTGCAGTACCTTAGTAATTTGGTACTTGCCTAAGTTGAGTTACCAAGTGATAGCAGGTGGTCTTGCGCAACTCAACTGCGACCGGCAAGACCAAAAGCCAATAGACTCAGTCCAGTCCCATCAACTCAGCGGACCCATCCAAAGTATCTCACTCACTACATCCATCAAACTGAGGCTCATCAACACAAACAATGAACCATGACAACCGCGTCACCCCAAACAACTAATACGGCAAAACGCAAGCGAGGAGAAGAATCTTGGGCATCATATACACAATTCACTTTCCAGCTTGATCCCCTATCGTTTGCCTTTCCCTCTGCTTCTGCTACTACACAGACTGAGGATGGCAGCAACAGCCCGCGGTCATGGGTCACCCACAAGTTCCGTGGGCTCGCACTGGAAAGTGGGGGCGGGGCAGCAGCCGTCAGCAGTGAAGACACCGATAATCTCATGGACGAGTCGATGAGGAAGCGTCAGAAGTCGGATGAAATCATGAGAGAGGCCGAGACCAATCCACACCCGACTGTGCAACAAGTTGTCGACCTCGATGGAAACTTTGTGTTGGCTCCCGATGAACCACTGCCGAGTATAGAAAGCTGCGTTCATGTACAAGCACGGCAACCACAGCAGCAACACCTACAAAAGCAAACGGCCGGCAGCCTGCAACATGCATATCCTTCCATAAACAGGCTATCCGAATCCAAGTCAAGAGTCAAGAAGAGAACAGCATCACCGCCACTTCGCATAAAACGACCATCACGGCGCCCCCTTGACGACTCTGATGAGGACGAGGTCCAAATTGTTGATCCCGTCAGGGCCGCACTGACGTGGCACGAAGACGAAATCACCATCTACGACCCcgaagatgaggacgacGATGGTGTTGGAATCAACGGAATTGGCTTCAAACCTACCCCCGCTCTTGCCCAAGCCCGCGCCAAGAAGCGGAAGCAGCAAATGGCTGAATATCGTAAACGAGAAGAAAGTGATGCACGAGCTCAACGCAGCCAACGTAGAGGTTGCGGCTCAGGAGTCAAGCTCAAATCGGAGGATCAGTCACCGCCGAGAAAGGTCAGATTTACAGACACAGATGCTTCCAACATTGCCATCACTACAGGATAACGACATCATTTGGGTGCTTATTTGGGCTTGGTAGCATGGGTTGGTTGGACGCTAGGGACGGTTATAGACATTTTTTACGGTTACGCAGGCGTTTGCAATTTTATCTGATGGGAGGTGGTATCTCGATGGTCAACACACACTTTTAAACCCTTTTTGATGGTTTAGCATTGGGCGAAGCCTAACAATTGCTGGGGAATGCATCAAAGGCCTCGCCATGCCATGCCCCTTTTATACGTTACTCTTCAAGAGATCATTTGGTTGGTGCAATTTGGAAGCAAACTCATCCAAGAAGCCCTGCACTTTCTCCTTTTTGTCAGGGAGATATTTGATTTTTACACTTGTTATTTTACCTACGTTTCGTAGCTATACCCAATGCACAAGATATACTCTTACACACAAATAGTACACGGCAGCTCAGTTTGATGGTCACCAGACCTTGTACCATGGTTTCGCCGTCGCCTTCTTTTCAGCCTCCAACTTATCGTGCTGCCGTCTTGCCTCCTGTATCTTCCTTGCCTGGTCCCTCCTATTCTCTGATACCACTTCGATATGTCGTTTCATCTGGCGACGTTCCTCGCGGCGCAGGTATTGGCACCATTCGTACGATGCCATGCTTCCAAGCACAAAGACTCCAACGGCCCAGTTTGCAGCACTACCAGCGTTTCCTACACCTATTTTAGACCATGTCCGTTGCTACAAGTTTTTTTGTAACCAACTGACCTTTAACAACGAACCTCAATCCTCCAATGCCAGCACCAGATGCAATTCCCGTGATGAAGCCTTGGCGAGCGCACGGGGTATTCGCAACATTGGCAAAGTCGTCCTTCTTGATCATAGACACGGCCTCAGAAATAGTCGGTCGAGTATTCGTCGATGTCGCACCATTTTCGCCGTTGGTCGTGGCAGCTCCGTTTTCCTCTATGGGTTTTGACCAGACATGCAGAGTCTTGTCGCCGGGCTGGGGTTGCCCTTCCTGTGGATTTGAAGCCATTCCGGGCTATATTTGCGACTCAATTGGTGACATCAAGGTTGACAATAGGTTAGACCTTGCTAAAAGTCGACTTTCTTCAACAAGCACGTacgattgattgattggatGGACCGATGACGCTCGACAAGCAAGGCTTGATCAGACTAATTGGTCTGTGCACGAGTCGTTGCTCTGTCGAATTTGTCCATTAAACTAAAGTGGAGTCATCGCGTCGCGAGGGCGCGTTTCAGCGCGTCTCACGCTTCCAATTTATGTACAAACCAATCTCGGTCAAGGCTTTACCTACCGTCCAGGGACGTCCTTCATTTACTTGTTCCCACAGATACGCTCCGCTCATTGTTGACTTTTCAAATCacattttttttctttccctctCTCGACTATTTAATATCCGACTTGTTCTTTACCTTTTGTCTTCTAATCTCTTTCTCTTATGCCCATTGTTCACTCCTTCGCGTCGTCAACGGTCCCGTCAAACCACCCTCCTTTAGGGGAGACTCCCCACCAGGACACTCTCAATGCCTAACACAAGTCTTCGTCGCCCTCAAAAGGGCTTCCGAAGGGGAGGAAAGGTTGCCTACCATGGTAACCGTACACGCACGTTCGCGGcctcgtccaggaacgaagCCACATCGGCAGACGAGAAGTGGGAGCGGACACGGTTGGCGCACAGCATCGACGAGAACATGGGCTTTGCACGCTATGAGAGcggaaagaaaagagaaggatGGCTGGTCAATATCCAACCCACGGCGATCGAGGACGAACGAATGCCTGGGGGCAGAGCCGCTGTTGACTGTTACTTCATCGAAGAGGACGGCTCTACCTTCAAAGCGACAGTAGAATTCGAGCCTTACTTCTTGATCGCTGTTAAAAAGGGACGTGAGCCCGAGGTTGAGGAGTGGGCCAAGAGGGTTCCTGGAGATGGTGTAGTCAAGTCGATCCGACGggttgagaaggatgatCTCAACATGCCCAATCACTTGCTAGGCTATCGAAGGACATTCCTCGAACTCAAGTTCGCCAATGTCAACGACCTTATGGCTGCGAGGAGGGACATCATGCCTATTGCGGAAAAAAATAAGAAGAACATGAATGCCATGGATGCTTATGCCGAAGTTGCAACGTGAGTAACTTCTCAGGACCTGGCAGGGACACGCTAACAAGACACAGGCACGGGAACGGTAATTTTGACCTTTTTGACGACTCACGAGACGACGATAGAAACATGAACAGCGCACTTTCCGATGCCAGCGACTTTATTGTCGATATTAGAGAGTATGATGTGCCATACCATGTACGAGTAATGATAGATTTGGGTAAGTCTTTTTCTGTTCTGCAGTTCCTTCCTACAAGCTTTACATGATGTTTGCAACCAAGTATTTGCTACTTCAGAGCCTTTTTAAGGCCATGAGACCACTATTCACCATTGCCCTGATTATTGCTTCTTTACACACCTTTATCGTTGCTTCGCTCTTGCTGTGCACCTGCTTACCAAGACAAACAGATATACGAGCCGGTAAATGGTACTTTGTAGAAGCCAAACACGGCGTCACAAAGATCTACCCCAACGAAGAGAGATCACTGCCGGCGGACCCCGTGGTAATGGCGTACGATATTGAAACATCGAAGCAGCCCCTTAAATTCCCCGATGCTGCCTCTGATCAGATCATCATGATCTCGTACATGATCGACGGCCAGGGATTCTTAATTACGAATCGTCAAATCCTCTCAGAGGACATTGGCGATTTCGACTACACCCCTAAGCCAGAGTATCCAGGTCCCTTCATGATTTTCAATGAGCCCGATGAAAAGTCTTTAATTGAGAGATTCTTCCTCCACATTAAGGAGGCCCGGCCAACGGTCATCGCTACTTACAACGGTGACTTTTTCGATTGGCCCTTTGTGGAAGCACGAGCTAGTATCAATGGAATCGATATGTACCAAGAGATTGGCTGGAAGAAGGACAGCGAGGACCAGTACAAGTGTGCCTATAGTGTGCACATGGACTGTTTCCATTGGGTTAACCGAGATTCTTATCTTCCCCAAGGTTCTCGTGGTTTGAAAGCTGTTACCGTTGCAAAGCTCGGATACGACCCAGACGAACTCGATCCTGAACTGATGACGCCGTATGCGACTGAACGACCCCAAACACTCGCTGAGTACTCCGTGTCAGATGCCGTTGCAACGTACTATCTTTATATGAAATATGTTCACCCCTTCATCTTCTCTCTCTGCACGATTCTGCCGCTGAGCGGTGATGAAGTGTTGAGAAAGGGAACGGGTACCCTCTGCGAAATGCTGCTCATGGTGCAAGCTTATCAAAGAGAAATTGTGCTTCCGAACAAATATATCACACCGAAAGAAGCCTTCTGGGAGGGGCATCTTCTCGATTCGGAAACCTACGTTGGTGGTCATGTCGAAAGTATTGAAGCAGGAGTGTTCCGAGCTGATATCCCGGTGGACTTCGCTGTCGACCCTGGAGCTATTGACGAGCTTCTAACCGATCTCGACGCCGCTTTGAAGTTCGTGATTACTGTGGAAGAGCAGAAGAAATTCGAGGATGTGGAGAACTACGACGAAGTCAAAGCCCAGATTGTCGAAAGACtcaacaagctcaaggaaACGCCCAATCGTCACGAAAAGCCCTTGATCTACCATCTTGACGTCGCCTCCATGTACCCCAACATCATGACAACGAACCGACTGCAACCCGATTCCATGATTCAGGAGTCTGACTGCGCCGCTTGCGATTTCAACCGACCTGGTAAAACTTGTGACAGGCGAATGCCGTGGGCTTGGAGAGGTGAGTATATCCCTGCAAAGCGAGATGAGTACAACATGATTCGGCATGCTCTCGAGAACGAGAAGTTTCCTGGAAAATTCCCCAGCTCTCCCATGCGACCGTTCCAGGACCTGAGTGCAGACGAACAAGCCGCTCTTGTGCGAAAACGTCTTCAACTGTATTCACAAAAGGTCTACCATAAGATCCACGACTCAACAACCATTGTCCGAGAAGCAATCATTTGTCAACGAGAGAACCCCTTCTATATCAACACTGTACGAGACTTCCGTGATCGTCGATACGACTACAAGGGTAAGGCAAAGGTGTGGAAGGGAAAGACATCGACTTTGCAGTCCTCTGGTGCACCTCAAAGCGAGGTTGATGCCGCAAAGAAGATGATTATTCTGTACGATTCACTACAACTGGCCCACAAGGTTATTCTGAACTCTTTCTATGGATACGTCATGAGAAAGGGATCTCGTTGGTACTCACTCGATATGGCTGGCGTTACTTGTCTGACAGGTGCCCACATCATTCAAATGGCTCGACAACTTGTTGAACGGCTTGGACGACCTCTGGAACTAGATACTGATGGTATTTGGTGTATGCTTCCAGCAACCTTTCCCGAGAATTTCTCGTTCAAGCTCAAGGGCGGGAAGAAGCTCAACATTTCATACCCCTGTGTCATGCTTAACCATCTTGTTCACGCCAAGTTTACGAATCATCAATATCAGACGCTTGTTGACCAGAAGACTCTCAAGTATGAGACACACAGCGACAACTCTATTTTCTTCGAAGTCGACGGCCCCTACAAGGCCATGGTTCTACCAACGTCAAAGGAGGAGGACAAGAATTTGAAGAAGCGATACGCTGTTTTCAACGACGATGGTAGTCTGGCTGAGCTGAAGGGGTTCGAGGTGAAGCGTCGTGGTGAACTGAAGCTCATCAAGATCTTCCAGCAGCAGATTTTCAAGTTTTTCCTCGAAGGAGAAACACTGGCTGACTGTTATGGAGCTGTTGCAAAGGTCGCCAACCGCTGGTTGGATGTGCTGCACAGCAAGGGTACAACACTGGCAGACGAAGAGCTGATGGAGCTTATTTCCGAGAACCGAAGCATGTCCAAGACCCTGGAGGAGTACGGCAACCAAAAATCCACCAGCATCACCACCGCCAAGCGTCTTGCAGACTTCCTTGGCGAACAGATGGTCAAAGACAAGGGATTAAACTGTAAATTCATTATCTGCGCTCGGCCCAAGAACGCACCTGTCACAGAACGAGCTATCCCCGTTGCCATCTTCTCCGCGGAGGAGTCAGTCAAGCGAACGTATCTGAAGAAATGGTTGAAGGAGGAGCCTACTGATACTGATCCTCGTGCACTCCTCGACTGGGACTATTACCTAGAGCGATTAGGCTCTGTTATTCAGAAACTGATCACCATTCCCGCAGCCCTCCAGAAAGTCCGCAACCCTGTCCCTCGAGTGCCGCATCCCGACTGGCTTCAGAGGAGAATCAACATCAAggatgacaagctcaaacAGAAGAAGCTCACTGATATTTTCAAGAAGAGCCCACTCGGGGACATCACTAACATCAACGGCTCTGGAATGGAAGATGTAGAGGATTTTGGCagtaagcttttaaagcCCAAACAAGTTGGGGCGATCATAGCATCCTCTCAGACCGCTACTGTTCAAAAACGGAAGTCTCCAGAGCCTGTGGAGAACCCTGATCCTATGTCTGCACTTCCCCAAGTTATGCCAAGTGCTTCGGAGAACTACGAAGAGTTCTTGATGTATCAGAAACAGAAGTGGAAAATCCAAAAACAGGCCAGAATTCGTCGACGACAGTTATTCGGTGACAGAAGAGGTGGAGCAGTGAACAACCTCCAACAGACGTTCATGAAACAGGCGCACACTACCTACATGAGCAACTGGCAGGTCTTGCATCTCAAAACAACTGAAACCCCTGGCATTGTCATGGCATATGTCTTAATCGATGCCAAGATTCACACACTTAAGGTCAACGTTCCTCGCCAAGTATTCCTCAACCTTAAGAGTAAGGATCTGCCTGATGTTGAGGTCGATGGCTGCGAAGTCGAGCAAGTCAACTACACTTTGCCCAATGGCCACCCTTCCAGTCATCTCTTCAAGTTGACTGTATCTGAGGATATTTACTTCAACGAAAGTGAGAAGTTCTCCCTGCTTTTCAACCACCCTAGTGTAGAAGGAGTTTACGAGAAGCAAGTTCCACTAAACATTCGTGCCGTTTTGCGTCTTGGAAACCAATGTACCATTGACGCATCGCAGCATGCTGTTCTCGGAAAGGGTCTCGAGCAAGGTTTCGACCTAGCAGGTCTAAAGCGGCCAGCCAAATCACGAACTTATCTCGACACCTCCCCATTGGCTTATATCTATATCTCGCACATCACAGCAGGCGAACGTCAAATCTTTGGTATCTTTTCTACTACCAACGACCAAGCCCACGTTGTCATCCTACAGAGGAATAAAGACACTGGACAGGATCTCCCCAACATTACTAGAATGTACTCTGAGATGCTCGCTCGACGACATGCCGAAGCAGCTGGTACGAACTGGCAGGACTGCTTCACTTATCAAGAAAAGCTGCACATCAAGATCACGCAAGTGACTACTCGACGTAAAGCTCATCTCGAAATTAGTGATGTCGTAAAGAAGATGCGTAAGGACGAGCCGAGACCACAAATGATGGTCATCCAATCCTCTCAGCGACAGCTTCTTATTCACGACATCCCAATCTTGGGCGAATTCCCAGTTCTCCCTCTCAAATATGATATCGCAGACAGCTCGTTGCCGCCCCTAGGCTGGCAGTCTGTTATCGCCAAACGCCTCGTCGGACATtaccttggtcttggatcGTGGATTCTGCACCTCACAGCCTTGGCTCGTTATGGTGATGTTCCTCTATGCAACCTAGAACGTGACGATCCTCGTTTCCTGATCGACATTGCTTACGCACGTCGCCTTCAGGCTAATGGTGTCGTGCTTTGGTGGTCCCCAGGCGCTCGTCCAGATCATGCTGGTTATGAAAAGGACGATCTTCTCGGTCCTCTCGATACCGTCAAGATGCCAAACATCAACAACCCCGGGACTTTCTCATCAGTCTGTATCGATCTTGATGTCCGAAACCTGGCTATCAATACAATTTTGACCTCATCCCTCATCAACGAGCTGGAAGGCGCTGACTCAGTCTCATTCAACCCTGCTGCTGATGATTCTGAGACGCTTGCTTCCGAGAATGCTTTCGCCAATGCTGGCGTGCTTGTGCTTCGTGAGATGGTCAAGGCTTGGTGGACTGAAGCTTGCCGCGGAAGTACCATGGCTGATGTTTTGGTGCAGCATCTTGTTCGTTGGGTTGAGAATCCCGACTCCTTCATGTATGACCGAGCCCTGCACTACTATGTGCAGATGATGTCTCGCAAAGCCTTCCAGCAGCTCATGGCTGATTTCCGCCGAGTGGGGTCTCAGGTCGTTTTTGCGAACGCCAATCGCCTCATTCTTCAAACTACCAAGGCCGAAGTTGGCAATGCATATGCGTACAGCCAGTATATCATCAAGTCCATCAAGAGCAAGCCGCTTTTCCACTTCATCGATTTGGAGATTAAAGAATACTGGGACTATCTTGTTTGGTACGACGAGTTCAATTATGGAGGAAAAGCTTGTCAAGAGGTTGTGGAGGCTGAGGAGCAGACCCTTGAGACAATTATGCACTGGCAGATGGCCACTTTCTTGCCAGCCCAACTCCAGTCAACCTTCCAAGACTGGGTCATTGAGTTTATTCAACTTATGCACCAGCTCAAGAGACCTCACCATGGCGATCCTGATGCCACACCTCGTCCGACGCAGTTGCCAAGTAGGGGCTTGGAAGAACATGAAGGTCAAATCATCCTGGGCAAGGCATTCGAGAAGCCTCTGAAGAAGGATATCATCGGTCTTCTCAACAGGCAGAAACGCGAGCAACTTCACCCTGAGCTGGCTGGCGACTACACATTCCCTAGCCTTCCCGGCTCTCATCTCAACCTAAGTAACCCTATCCTCGAGCTTGTCAAATCACTCATGCAAGTACTCTCCCTTGATAAGAACATCACTTTGGAGGCTCGTCTCCTTCGAAAGGAACTTTTGGCTCTGTTCGAAATCCGCGAGTTCTCGAAGGAGGGCACATTTGCCAATCCATCAGAGAGTCTGCGACTTTCCCAGGTATCTTGTGACAGCTGTACtatgatgcgagacctggaTCTGTGCAGAGATGAGGATCTGTTTGGTGAGGGTGCCGCATGGTGTTGTGGCTTCTGCGGGACTGAGTTCGACCGTGTCGCTATCGAAGAACGATTGCTGGGCATAGTAGAGAGTTGGGTCGTTGAATGGACAACCCAGGACCTCAAGTGCGTGCGTTGCGGCGCTTTGAGAATGAACGACTTTATGGAACACTGTACTTGCAGTGGAGAGTGGAAGGAGGTAGTATCACGCCAGGACGTGAGCAAGAAACTGGGAGTTATGAAGAGGGTTGCCAAGTTTTACGGGCTAAGAATGCTCAGTGATGTAGTAGAAGGATTGCATCAGGGTTTGTAAAGGAGTTTAAGCGGATATGCATGGAACAAGGAGTTGAGAAGGCACCAAGGGAACTGTAAGGGTTGCAGATATATAGATATACTTGTTTAATAGGATAATGATTGTAAGACCTCATTGGAATGAGCAAACCCATTTATGCTGAAGTCGTGCACTTCAATAAACATGCCTACTGATTTTTTTAACGATTCTCATTGTCAATCAATGCTGGTTGAGCTGAAGAGTACTGGATGTAAGAATACGTACTTGAATCTTGGAAGTAATTGCAACCCAATCTCTGAAGAGTTTGTTGATTATCTGTTACAGTTACTAATCACTGCAAGCCGGATGGCTTTTTTTATGATTATCTGTACCTATAAATAAATGGTGGTGACAAGGCTGATTCGCGGAAGGTGCCATGCCGCTACTGCCATGCCTGCACATGCAATCCTCCCCCCACCTTGGCAGTAGCAACTTGTACAGCCCGCAGGGGTATCAAATGTTAGCGCGAGACTTCATTTTGCCACATTGCCACCTAccctctatatatatagcctgCAGCCTAGCTCAGATGAAGACGTTAAACTGCTCAGAAGTTGAAGATCAATACCTCCTTTAGTATAGAAAAATAGCCTGATatataggtatatatattagccAATCAAGAGTCCTCTGGCCAGAACTTGTAATGCGCTAACATTTGATACCCCTGCGGGCTGTAAGACGAAGGATGGAAGGGAGGTTCCTTCCCGGGGTAATGGTTCGCCTACACCTGCAGAGGCCGCCAGTATCTCATCTGCAAGGCAGCCGCCTTCTGACTTGTgaccaaagaagaaagacCCGGCCCCAATcccattttctttttaaataaccCCCCTCTATCTCCTCTTCATGTCTGCCCCCTCAATTGTTGCCTTGACGAAGCCACCTAGCAAATCTCACTCTCGTGCACTTTTAGTCAATAATGGATCATTTCAAACGGAAAGACCGCCGCGGGGCCGTTCATGTCCAGTCCAACGATCTCGGCCCCACAGTCCGGCACGGAACTCTTCCAGCAGTATCCATGCCTCCGGTTACAGCATTCTCGCCGATGCCGATGCCGATGCCGACACCAAAGACCACGGCTTCGTTTGATGTCCTGTCTTTTGGCTTTGAAACTCACCCAATGCAGTTAATGCAGTCTGAATTCACAGGCGACTACTATCGCTCTGCATCCCCTCTTAAATTAGACCTGGACTCCTATCTCAACTACGCCGAGGGGCCTGACAATCGAGAAATGAGTACCATATCTAGTATAAGTGCAGACACTTTCTCTTCTACAGGTTCCatgttttcttcttcttcaactgaTACTGGCGATACATTGACCGTCCGGAACGGTCGAGGTCGTTCCAGAGGCCCCAGTCCTTGGAGTCGCAGCGGGCGAACTAAAAGCATTGATAATCCGACGCCTTCTTTTGTTTGTCTGGGTCCTCAGTGCCAGCTGGCTTTTTCTTCTGATAAAGAACTCAAATCTCATGTTAAATCTTCTCACACCCATATATGCAACTGGGCTGGCTGCGATCAACCTAGTTTCTCTACCAGGGACGGTCTCATCCACCACGTCAAAGTCCAGCATCTCGTCATTTGCCCATCCCCTGGCTGTACAGAAACATCATTCCAAAGCATTCGGATACTTCAGTCCCATATTTCTATGGCTCATCCCGAGGATGGGAAAGATGATGCAAAAGAGTGGGAACTTCCAATGAAAGCTGCCGACAACACGAAGAAAGACGACAGGTCGCCTTCAAGCAAAACACCTATTGGAACTATTACGTCGCGGAAACGAAAGAGTTGCGATCCTGAGGCAGAAATGGCTTTAGGCTTGTCTCAATCAAAACGTCACTGCCTGGATCGACTCCGCAGTGTTGTTGAGAAGCGAGCCAGAAAAAGTGCAGGTGAGTGTCTTAAATATCTTCTCTCTGGCATGTTATTACGTCGCACACTCTTCAAGTCATCAGCTCGTGTGAACGGCGGCAAGTTGACGGTACAAAGGTACGCCACGAAGTGCAGAGAGCCCTACAGACCTTGTTCGGGGACGAGCATCACGGCGTATAGAGACAACGAGTTTCCCGCTAGTCTTCGAACATGCCATACTCCCTTTCTTGTCACAGTACCTACCTCTTTGGGTCGGACCCCGCCACGTTGTGACTGTCACTCGAGGTAAATCGCCACAGATGAAAAGAATTTGTATCATGGCTCCAAATAAAATCTCTCGGGCTCGCAAGGTTCTAATCGTGAGCCACGTCCAAGACCTGATTCCAGCTAACTTTTCAACACTTGTCACTTTCGTGTTTGCCCAAGGAGAAATAAACAGAACCGTGACCTGGGCTCGCGGCCTAAGCAAAGACCACAAAGACGATATCTGTTCTGCCCGGAACCCTTATTTCTTCCGTGATCCTTGTATGGGCGATAGTATCGGCGTTACAGGGAACGGCGCATTTGACGATAGTACGGCTACACTCGGTCCTTGTATAACTGTTGGTGGTGGGAGTTACTGGCTGGGTAACTTCCATCCTTTCTTGGAGGCATACCAACAACTTGCGCAAGAAGTGCAGGTCGAGCATCCTTCCTCTCAAGATCGCAAGCGGTGTGTGGAGGAGGGGCACGATGCCATGGCGCAAGAGACAAGTTTCAGGCTCGGCAGACTTGAGGTGACATCAGGACTCAACCTCAAGACAACAAGAATCTCACACGATCCCTATTGGGGCGATTGTGATATGGACAAGCCCCTTGTTGTAACAGACTGGGCTCTTATAGGTTCTCGCACTTCACAGGCAAACATTCTCCGGCGGTTCCCTTCGGAGACTCTTCCACCGACCCAAGACCCTATCGTGACTACCACAACTGCTATCACGCCAGGCGCTGACGTTCTGTCCAGTGGTCGAACATCTGGATACCAACGAGGGCAAATCTGCGAGGTCCCTGCGTATGTTTCGGGGGATGAGAATCAAACCCTTAAAGCTACTAGAGAATGGTTTATCGAGGAGCCGTGGCCgcaggatgatgaggatgccTGGATTCGCGGCGGCATTGGTGTCAACGGCGATAGTGGCGCAGGTGTCGTGGACGCCAATACTCACAGCCTCATCGGACAAATATGGGGTCGCAATAACTATTGGGGACCTGGACAGCGTGTCACCTACTTCACTCCCATCGCAGACATCTTCGACGACATTCAGGAAAAATGCGGGCAGGAGTCACGTCCTAGGCTTCCGCAGCATCGGGATGAAGCAAATTGTTTTCCTTTACATCCATCGTGCCGTCAATGCTTTGATCTACGAGCATACCTCAATAGCAGTAGAAGAAGTTCACGAATGTCGCTTCAAAGTATGATAATGGGCATAGGTGACGGCGACCAGGATCTCACCTCGATCGAGGCAGTTTCAGAGCTAGCTACACCAAGGGATTATCATCGCTATCCGGGAATAGAAGAGGCAGGTGCTTCTTTCAACGACATCGTCTCGCCAGCAGGGCCGAGTGGTTATCCCGGCACTCCTATGATCGCTGACATGAGGAGCCCCTATGCCACAGAATTGGATCTCGAGGATTTGTGGGGGCCAAAGGCTGGGAGCTCTACTCGAACTCGAAAGAGAACATCCAGTTTTGCCGTAGACACGGGGCCAGAAAGGTGGAAGAGGCTGAGAGCGGATGGCTGAGACTATCCCGCGAAGCCCCCTCGCGCCATCTTCTTAGCTCGAGCATCACGGCGGTTGTGATTTGCCCGAGACCCCTTATTTGCCTCTTTATTCTTCCTGGCCGATTCCGTTTCCTTCTCACCAGTAGGCCCTGCGATATTGCCTCCTCTACCGCGACCACGCCCTCGACCTCGGCCGCGGCCACCACCCCTACCACCCCTGGATGGGCCACCATCAGGATCACTTCCTTCTTCCCCTGATCCAGCTGGTGATGCTCGCCAAGAAGTGCGATCTATTTGCGCCTGTTGTCCACTAAATGCATACTTTGCTTCCAGTCGCCGCTTCTGCTGGGGGTTTCTCACAAGTATGAGAGCCCATCCCTCGATCGCTTCGTCGGTCATGCCAGTATCTTGTCTGAGTTTGGATCGTGGA
This Fusarium poae strain DAOMC 252244 chromosome 3, whole genome shotgun sequence DNA region includes the following protein-coding sequences:
- the POL2 gene encoding DNA polymerase epsilon catalytic subunit (BUSCO:215at5125), coding for MPNTSLRRPQKGFRRGGKVAYHGNRTRTFAASSRNEATSADEKWERTRLAHSIDENMGFARYESGKKREGWLVNIQPTAIEDERMPGGRAAVDCYFIEEDGSTFKATVEFEPYFLIAVKKGREPEVEEWAKRVPGDGVVKSIRRVEKDDLNMPNHLLGYRRTFLELKFANVNDLMAARRDIMPIAEKNKKNMNAMDAYAEVATHGNGNFDLFDDSRDDDRNMNSALSDASDFIVDIREYDVPYHVRVMIDLDIRAGKWYFVEAKHGVTKIYPNEERSLPADPVVMAYDIETSKQPLKFPDAASDQIIMISYMIDGQGFLITNRQILSEDIGDFDYTPKPEYPGPFMIFNEPDEKSLIERFFLHIKEARPTVIATYNGDFFDWPFVEARASINGIDMYQEIGWKKDSEDQYKCAYSVHMDCFHWVNRDSYLPQGSRGLKAVTVAKLGYDPDELDPELMTPYATERPQTLAEYSVSDAVATYYLYMKYVHPFIFSLCTILPLSGDEVLRKGTGTLCEMLLMVQAYQREIVLPNKYITPKEAFWEGHLLDSETYVGGHVESIEAGVFRADIPVDFAVDPGAIDELLTDLDAALKFVITVEEQKKFEDVENYDEVKAQIVERLNKLKETPNRHEKPLIYHLDVASMYPNIMTTNRLQPDSMIQESDCAACDFNRPGKTCDRRMPWAWRGEYIPAKRDEYNMIRHALENEKFPGKFPSSPMRPFQDLSADEQAALVRKRLQLYSQKVYHKIHDSTTIVREAIICQRENPFYINTVRDFRDRRYDYKGKAKVWKGKTSTLQSSGAPQSEVDAAKKMIILYDSLQLAHKVILNSFYGYVMRKGSRWYSLDMAGVTCLTGAHIIQMARQLVERLGRPLELDTDGIWCMLPATFPENFSFKLKGGKKLNISYPCVMLNHLVHAKFTNHQYQTLVDQKTLKYETHSDNSIFFEVDGPYKAMVLPTSKEEDKNLKKRYAVFNDDGSLAELKGFEVKRRGELKLIKIFQQQIFKFFLEGETLADCYGAVAKVANRWLDVLHSKGTTLADEELMELISENRSMSKTLEEYGNQKSTSITTAKRLADFLGEQMVKDKGLNCKFIICARPKNAPVTERAIPVAIFSAEESVKRTYLKKWLKEEPTDTDPRALLDWDYYLERLGSVIQKLITIPAALQKVRNPVPRVPHPDWLQRRINIKDDKLKQKKLTDIFKKSPLGDITNINGSGMEDVEDFGSKLLKPKQVGAIIASSQTATVQKRKSPEPVENPDPMSALPQVMPSASENYEEFLMYQKQKWKIQKQARIRRRQLFGDRRGGAVNNLQQTFMKQAHTTYMSNWQVLHLKTTETPGIVMAYVLIDAKIHTLKVNVPRQVFLNLKSKDLPDVEVDGCEVEQVNYTLPNGHPSSHLFKLTVSEDIYFNESEKFSLLFNHPSVEGVYEKQVPLNIRAVLRLGNQCTIDASQHAVLGKGLEQGFDLAGLKRPAKSRTYLDTSPLAYIYISHITAGERQIFGIFSTTNDQAHVVILQRNKDTGQDLPNITRMYSEMLARRHAEAAGTNWQDCFTYQEKLHIKITQVTTRRKAHLEISDVVKKMRKDEPRPQMMVIQSSQRQLLIHDIPILGEFPVLPLKYDIADSSLPPLGWQSVIAKRLVGHYLGLGSWILHLTALARYGDVPLCNLERDDPRFLIDIAYARRLQANGVVLWWSPGARPDHAGYEKDDLLGPLDTVKMPNINNPGTFSSVCIDLDVRNLAINTILTSSLINELEGADSVSFNPAADDSETLASENAFANAGVLVLREMVKAWWTEACRGSTMADVLVQHLVRWVENPDSFMYDRALHYYVQMMSRKAFQQLMADFRRVGSQVVFANANRLILQTTKAEVGNAYAYSQYIIKSIKSKPLFHFIDLEIKEYWDYLVWYDEFNYGGKACQEVVEAEEQTLETIMHWQMATFLPAQLQSTFQDWVIEFIQLMHQLKRPHHGDPDATPRPTQLPSRGLEEHEGQIILGKAFEKPLKKDIIGLLNRQKREQLHPELAGDYTFPSLPGSHLNLSNPILELVKSLMQVLSLDKNITLEARLLRKELLALFEIREFSKEGTFANPSESLRLSQVSCDSCTMMRDLDLCRDEDLFGEGAAWCCGFCGTEFDRVAIEERLLGIVESWVVEWTTQDLKCWRVEGGSITPGREQETGSYEEGCQVLRAKNAQ